One genomic region from Salvelinus sp. IW2-2015 linkage group LG24, ASM291031v2, whole genome shotgun sequence encodes:
- the LOC111951395 gene encoding serine/threonine-protein phosphatase 6 regulatory subunit 2 isoform X5, which produces MFWKFDLHTTSHIDQLLDREDVTLRELMEEDDVLQECKAQNRRLLLFLSQDHCMTELVNLITTEPPADLEEKSRFKFPNIACELLTSDVSLINDKLGGDESLLETLYHFLEQDPPLNPLLASFFSKTIGNLIARKTEQVISFLRKKDGFIGLVLKHIDASAMMDLLLRLISCVEPAPLRQEVLNWLSEEKLIQRLTELIHTGKDEERQSNASQTLCDIIRLSRDQANQMQENAEADPLLAVLESQESVAGLLKTMFEGERSEASIVNGTQVLLTLLETRRSGLEGLMDLYSQGYERSYTVNSSILHAIEPHLKDFQQLLLNPPKKSAILTTVGLLEEPLGNARLHVARLVAALLQTSXPSVCQELCKLTTMDQLLDLFFKYSWNNFLHFQVELCVASILNHSVPEERPIPGLQNHEEEKHPAGPENQGEAGSEAGEPAKASDPVEETTLHNTLVAHLFQKCRLVQRILDAWEENDQIQAEGGARRGNMGHLTRMANMVVQNLEKGPVQSQISDLIKELPEDCRGRWESFVDETLRETNRRNTVELVSTHNLHSSSEDDDMESPFPNDLSLQQAFSDYQIQQMTANFVDQFGFNDEEFSEHDENINATFDRIAEINFNLDADDNSANATAFEACCKERIRQFDDAEEEEDIWEEKEINYATQVKSRTRFGVSHTSESSSRSSXENGGRERDRGSGSDEEBDSRQSASDPCSLEESKDNTPSPSWTASFGEAGGNSSSPGPAGWDSPGRSGGDKQEAGWANFTEFQPFSSPEAGPRCSSPVGSSDTDKQVKPGPDKSGASPSPGGEWPVGEGRKAPLVASDSSSSGGSDSEEDDKTAAAATETTSSGANKKAEVKSENPIPLEKLSLTDAPKSPPKAQLAADTPPASAPTPQTDNKEDPPQCPEMPAVNGPV; this is translated from the exons ATGTTCTGGAAGTTTGACCTGCACACCACGTCCCACATCGACCAGCTGCTGGACCGGGAGGACGTGACGTTGCGGGAGCTCATGGAGGAGGATGATGTCCTGCAGGAGTGCAAGGCCCAGAACCGCCGGctgctgctcttcctctcccAGGACCACTGCATGACAGAGCTGGTCAACCTCATCACCACAGAGCCCCCTGCTGACCTGGAGGAGAAGAGCCGCTTTAA GTTCCCTAACATCGCCTGTGAGCTCTTGACATCAGATGTGTCCCTCATCAACGACAAGTTGGGCGGGGACGAGTCACTCCTGGAGACTCTCTACCACTTCCTGGAGCAGGACCCACCCCTCAACCCTCTACTAGCCAGCTTCTTCAGCAAGACCATCGGCAACCTCATCGCCAGGAAAACAGAACAG GTAATCTCCTTCCTGAGGAAAAAGGATGGCTTCATCGGCCTGGTGCTGAAACACATCGACGCCTCTGCCATGATGGACCTGCTGCTTCGCCTCATCAGCTGTGTGGAGCCTGCCCCCTTGAGACAGGAGGTCCTCAAT TGGCTGAGCGAAGAGAAGCTTATTCAGAGACTCACAGAGCTCATCCACACAGGCAAAGACGAGGAA AGACAATCAAATGCGTCCCAGACGCTTTGTGACATCATCCGCCTTAGTCGAGACCAGGCCAATCAGATGCAGGAGAAYGCCGAGGCCGACCCcttattggctgtactagagtcGCAGGAGAGCGTAGCCGGGCTCCTGAAGACTATGTTtgagggggagaggagtgaggcCTCCATTGTTAACGGAACTCAAGTGCTACTTACCTTACTGGAGACCAGAAGGTCCGG GTTGGAGGGGCTGATGGATCTCTATTCTCAGGGATATGAAAGGTCTTACACTGTCAACAGCAGTATTCTACATGCCATTGAGCCCCATCTAAAGGACTTCCAGCAGCTTCTCCTGAATCCCCCCAAG aaaagtGCAATACTGACGACCGTTGGCCTTCTGGAGGAGCCGCTGGGGAACGCCCGCCTTCACGTGGCCAGGCTAGTGGCCGCCCTGCTGCAGACCAGCGYCCCCAGTGTCTGTCAGGAGCTCTGCAAGCTCACCACAATGGACCAGTTACTG GACCTGTTCTTCAAGTACTCATGGAATAACTTCTTGCACTTCCAAGTGGAGCTGTGTGTGGCGTCCATCCTGAACCACTCTGTCCCAGAGGAGCGGCCCATCCCGGGCCTCCAGAACCACGAGGAAGAGAAGCACCCAGCAGGCCCAGAGAACCAGGGGGAGGCAGGAAGTGAGGCTGGGGAGCCAGCCAAGGCCAGCGACCCGGTGGAGGAGACCACCCTTCACAACACCCTGGTGGCACAT CTCTTCCAGAAGTGTCGGTTGGTACAGAGGATCCTGGACGCCTGGGAGGAGAACGATCAAATACA GGCGGAGGGCGGCGCTAGGAGAGGTAACATGGGTCACCTGACCAGGATGGCCAACATGGTGGTACAGAACCTAGAGAAAGGACCAGTCCAGTCCCAGATCAGTGACCTCATCAAAG AGTTGCCAGAGGACTGCAGAGGACGCTGGGAGAGCTTTGTGGATGAGACCCTGAGAGAGACCAACAGGagaaacacagtggaactg GTGAGCACCCATAACCTGCACTCCTCCAGTGAAGATGATGATATGGAGAGTCCCTTCCCCAACGATCTGTCACTCCAACAG gCTTTCTCAGACTATCAGATCCAGCAGATGACTGCCAACTTTGTGGATCAGTTTGGGTTCAACGATGAGGAGTTCAGTGAGCATGATGAAAACATCAA TGCCACATTTGACCGGATTGCAGAAATAAACTTCAATCTAGATGCTGATGATAATAGT GCCAACGCTACTGCCTTTGAGGCCTGCTGTAAAGAGAGGATACGTCAGTTTGACGatgctgaagaggaggaggacatttgggaggagaaggagattaACTATGCAACACAAGTCAAATCCAGAACAAG gtttggGGTGTCCCACACCTCAGAGAGCAGCTCCAGGAGCAGTSTGGAGAACGGGGGTCGGGAGCGGGACCGCGGGTCGGGCTCAGACGAGGAARACGACTCCAGACAGAGCGCCTCAGATCCATGCAGCCTGGAGGAGAGCAAGGACAACACTCCCA GTCCAAGCTGGACAGCGAGTTTCGGGGAAGCTGGRGGTAACTCGTCCTCTCCGGGTCCTGCAGGCTGGGATTCCccagggaggagtggaggagacaaACAGGAGGCAGGTTGGGCCAACTTCACGGAGTTCCAACCTTTCAGCAG YCCAGAGGCTGGCCCCAGATGCAGCTCTCCCGTAGGCAGCAGTGACACAGACAAACAAGTCAAACCGGGTCCGGACAAGAGTG GTGCGAGCCCCTCTCCCGGTGGTGAGTGGCCGGTGGGTGAAGGTAGGAAGGCTCCCCTCGTAGCCTCAGATAGTAGCTCCTCCGGGGGCTCCGACAGCGAGGAGGACGACAAGACTGCCGCCGCCGCAACGGAAACCACCAGCTCGGGCGCCAACAAGAAAGCAGAAGTCAAAAG TGAGAACCCCATCCCTCTGGAAAAACTGTCCCTCACTGATGCMCCCAAGTCCCCCCCAAAGGCACAGCTTGCAGCAGACACACCGCCAGCCTCRGCCCCCACCCCTCAGACAGACAACAA AGAGGATCCACCCCAGTGCCCAGAGATGCCAGCAGTCAATGGGCCTGTCTGA
- the LOC111951395 gene encoding serine/threonine-protein phosphatase 6 regulatory subunit 2 isoform X1: MFWKFDLHTTSHIDQLLDREDVTLRELMEEDDVLQECKAQNRRLLLFLSQDHCMTELVNLITTEPPADLEEKSRFKFPNIACELLTSDVSLINDKLGGDESLLETLYHFLEQDPPLNPLLASFFSKTIGNLIARKTEQVISFLRKKDGFIGLVLKHIDASAMMDLLLRLISCVEPAPLRQEVLNWLSEEKLIQRLTELIHTGKDEERQSNASQTLCDIIRLSRDQANQMQENAEADPLLAVLESQESVAGLLKTMFEGERSEASIVNGTQVLLTLLETRRSGLEGLMDLYSQGYERSYTVNSSILHAIEPHLKDFQQLLLNPPKKSAILTTVGLLEEPLGNARLHVARLVAALLQTSXPSVCQELCKLTTMDQLLDLFFKYSWNNFLHFQVELCVASILNHSVPEERPIPGLQNHEEEKHPAGPENQGEAGSEAGEPAKASDPVEETTLHNTLVAHLFQKCRLVQRILDAWEENDQIQAEGGARRGNMGHLTRMANMVVQNLEKGPVQSQISDLIKELPEDCRGRWESFVDETLRETNRRNTVELVSTHNLHSSSEDDDMESPFPNDLSLQQAFSDYQIQQMTANFVDQFGFNDEEFSEHDENINATFDRIAEINFNLDADDNSANATAFEACCKERIRQFDDAEEEEDIWEEKEINYATQVKSRTRFGVSHTSESSSRSSXENGGRERDRGSGSDEEBDSRQSASDPCSLEESKDNTPSTPGSQSAICPSWTASFGEAGGNSSSPGPAGWDSPGRSGGDKQEAGWANFTEFQPFSSPEAGPRCSSPVGSSDTDKQVKPGPDKSAKVIVCPGASPSPGGEWPVGEGRKAPLVASDSSSSGGSDSEEDDKTAAAATETTSSGANKKAEVKSENPIPLEKLSLTDAPKSPPKAQLAADTPPASAPTPQTDNKEDPPQCPEMPAVNGPV; this comes from the exons ATGTTCTGGAAGTTTGACCTGCACACCACGTCCCACATCGACCAGCTGCTGGACCGGGAGGACGTGACGTTGCGGGAGCTCATGGAGGAGGATGATGTCCTGCAGGAGTGCAAGGCCCAGAACCGCCGGctgctgctcttcctctcccAGGACCACTGCATGACAGAGCTGGTCAACCTCATCACCACAGAGCCCCCTGCTGACCTGGAGGAGAAGAGCCGCTTTAA GTTCCCTAACATCGCCTGTGAGCTCTTGACATCAGATGTGTCCCTCATCAACGACAAGTTGGGCGGGGACGAGTCACTCCTGGAGACTCTCTACCACTTCCTGGAGCAGGACCCACCCCTCAACCCTCTACTAGCCAGCTTCTTCAGCAAGACCATCGGCAACCTCATCGCCAGGAAAACAGAACAG GTAATCTCCTTCCTGAGGAAAAAGGATGGCTTCATCGGCCTGGTGCTGAAACACATCGACGCCTCTGCCATGATGGACCTGCTGCTTCGCCTCATCAGCTGTGTGGAGCCTGCCCCCTTGAGACAGGAGGTCCTCAAT TGGCTGAGCGAAGAGAAGCTTATTCAGAGACTCACAGAGCTCATCCACACAGGCAAAGACGAGGAA AGACAATCAAATGCGTCCCAGACGCTTTGTGACATCATCCGCCTTAGTCGAGACCAGGCCAATCAGATGCAGGAGAAYGCCGAGGCCGACCCcttattggctgtactagagtcGCAGGAGAGCGTAGCCGGGCTCCTGAAGACTATGTTtgagggggagaggagtgaggcCTCCATTGTTAACGGAACTCAAGTGCTACTTACCTTACTGGAGACCAGAAGGTCCGG GTTGGAGGGGCTGATGGATCTCTATTCTCAGGGATATGAAAGGTCTTACACTGTCAACAGCAGTATTCTACATGCCATTGAGCCCCATCTAAAGGACTTCCAGCAGCTTCTCCTGAATCCCCCCAAG aaaagtGCAATACTGACGACCGTTGGCCTTCTGGAGGAGCCGCTGGGGAACGCCCGCCTTCACGTGGCCAGGCTAGTGGCCGCCCTGCTGCAGACCAGCGYCCCCAGTGTCTGTCAGGAGCTCTGCAAGCTCACCACAATGGACCAGTTACTG GACCTGTTCTTCAAGTACTCATGGAATAACTTCTTGCACTTCCAAGTGGAGCTGTGTGTGGCGTCCATCCTGAACCACTCTGTCCCAGAGGAGCGGCCCATCCCGGGCCTCCAGAACCACGAGGAAGAGAAGCACCCAGCAGGCCCAGAGAACCAGGGGGAGGCAGGAAGTGAGGCTGGGGAGCCAGCCAAGGCCAGCGACCCGGTGGAGGAGACCACCCTTCACAACACCCTGGTGGCACAT CTCTTCCAGAAGTGTCGGTTGGTACAGAGGATCCTGGACGCCTGGGAGGAGAACGATCAAATACA GGCGGAGGGCGGCGCTAGGAGAGGTAACATGGGTCACCTGACCAGGATGGCCAACATGGTGGTACAGAACCTAGAGAAAGGACCAGTCCAGTCCCAGATCAGTGACCTCATCAAAG AGTTGCCAGAGGACTGCAGAGGACGCTGGGAGAGCTTTGTGGATGAGACCCTGAGAGAGACCAACAGGagaaacacagtggaactg GTGAGCACCCATAACCTGCACTCCTCCAGTGAAGATGATGATATGGAGAGTCCCTTCCCCAACGATCTGTCACTCCAACAG gCTTTCTCAGACTATCAGATCCAGCAGATGACTGCCAACTTTGTGGATCAGTTTGGGTTCAACGATGAGGAGTTCAGTGAGCATGATGAAAACATCAA TGCCACATTTGACCGGATTGCAGAAATAAACTTCAATCTAGATGCTGATGATAATAGT GCCAACGCTACTGCCTTTGAGGCCTGCTGTAAAGAGAGGATACGTCAGTTTGACGatgctgaagaggaggaggacatttgggaggagaaggagattaACTATGCAACACAAGTCAAATCCAGAACAAG gtttggGGTGTCCCACACCTCAGAGAGCAGCTCCAGGAGCAGTSTGGAGAACGGGGGTCGGGAGCGGGACCGCGGGTCGGGCTCAGACGAGGAARACGACTCCAGACAGAGCGCCTCAGATCCATGCAGCCTGGAGGAGAGCAAGGACAACACTCCCAGTACGCCCGGCAGTCAATCAGCTATTT GTCCAAGCTGGACAGCGAGTTTCGGGGAAGCTGGRGGTAACTCGTCCTCTCCGGGTCCTGCAGGCTGGGATTCCccagggaggagtggaggagacaaACAGGAGGCAGGTTGGGCCAACTTCACGGAGTTCCAACCTTTCAGCAG YCCAGAGGCTGGCCCCAGATGCAGCTCTCCCGTAGGCAGCAGTGACACAGACAAACAAGTCAAACCGGGTCCGGACAAGAGTG CCAAAGTGATTGTGTGTCCAGGTGCGAGCCCCTCTCCCGGTGGTGAGTGGCCGGTGGGTGAAGGTAGGAAGGCTCCCCTCGTAGCCTCAGATAGTAGCTCCTCCGGGGGCTCCGACAGCGAGGAGGACGACAAGACTGCCGCCGCCGCAACGGAAACCACCAGCTCGGGCGCCAACAAGAAAGCAGAAGTCAAAAG TGAGAACCCCATCCCTCTGGAAAAACTGTCCCTCACTGATGCMCCCAAGTCCCCCCCAAAGGCACAGCTTGCAGCAGACACACCGCCAGCCTCRGCCCCCACCCCTCAGACAGACAACAA AGAGGATCCACCCCAGTGCCCAGAGATGCCAGCAGTCAATGGGCCTGTCTGA
- the LOC111951395 gene encoding serine/threonine-protein phosphatase 6 regulatory subunit 2 isoform X4, whose amino-acid sequence MFWKFDLHTTSHIDQLLDREDVTLRELMEEDDVLQECKAQNRRLLLFLSQDHCMTELVNLITTEPPADLEEKSRFKFPNIACELLTSDVSLINDKLGGDESLLETLYHFLEQDPPLNPLLASFFSKTIGNLIARKTEQVISFLRKKDGFIGLVLKHIDASAMMDLLLRLISCVEPAPLRQEVLNWLSEEKLIQRLTELIHTGKDEERQSNASQTLCDIIRLSRDQANQMQENAEADPLLAVLESQESVAGLLKTMFEGERSEASIVNGTQVLLTLLETRRSGLEGLMDLYSQGYERSYTVNSSILHAIEPHLKDFQQLLLNPPKKSAILTTVGLLEEPLGNARLHVARLVAALLQTSXPSVCQELCKLTTMDQLLDLFFKYSWNNFLHFQVELCVASILNHSVPEERPIPGLQNHEEEKHPAGPENQGEAGSEAGEPAKASDPVEETTLHNTLVAHLFQKCRLVQRILDAWEENDQIQAEGGARRGNMGHLTRMANMVVQNLEKGPVQSQISDLIKELPEDCRGRWESFVDETLRETNRRNTVELVSTHNLHSSSEDDDMESPFPNDLSLQQAFSDYQIQQMTANFVDQFGFNDEEFSEHDENINATFDRIAEINFNLDADDNSANATAFEACCKERIRQFDDAEEEEDIWEEKEINYATQVKSRTRFGVSHTSESSSRSSXENGGRERDRGSGSDEEBDSRQSASDPCSLEESKDNTPSPSWTASFGEAGGNSSSPGPAGWDSPGRSGGDKQEAGWANFTEFQPFSSPEAGPRCSSPVGSSDTDKQVKPGPDKSAKVIVCPGASPSPGGEWPVGEGRKAPLVASDSSSSGGSDSEEDDKTAAAATETTSSGANKKAEVKSENPIPLEKLSLTDAPKSPPKAQLAADTPPASAPTPQTDNKEDPPQCPEMPAVNGPV is encoded by the exons ATGTTCTGGAAGTTTGACCTGCACACCACGTCCCACATCGACCAGCTGCTGGACCGGGAGGACGTGACGTTGCGGGAGCTCATGGAGGAGGATGATGTCCTGCAGGAGTGCAAGGCCCAGAACCGCCGGctgctgctcttcctctcccAGGACCACTGCATGACAGAGCTGGTCAACCTCATCACCACAGAGCCCCCTGCTGACCTGGAGGAGAAGAGCCGCTTTAA GTTCCCTAACATCGCCTGTGAGCTCTTGACATCAGATGTGTCCCTCATCAACGACAAGTTGGGCGGGGACGAGTCACTCCTGGAGACTCTCTACCACTTCCTGGAGCAGGACCCACCCCTCAACCCTCTACTAGCCAGCTTCTTCAGCAAGACCATCGGCAACCTCATCGCCAGGAAAACAGAACAG GTAATCTCCTTCCTGAGGAAAAAGGATGGCTTCATCGGCCTGGTGCTGAAACACATCGACGCCTCTGCCATGATGGACCTGCTGCTTCGCCTCATCAGCTGTGTGGAGCCTGCCCCCTTGAGACAGGAGGTCCTCAAT TGGCTGAGCGAAGAGAAGCTTATTCAGAGACTCACAGAGCTCATCCACACAGGCAAAGACGAGGAA AGACAATCAAATGCGTCCCAGACGCTTTGTGACATCATCCGCCTTAGTCGAGACCAGGCCAATCAGATGCAGGAGAAYGCCGAGGCCGACCCcttattggctgtactagagtcGCAGGAGAGCGTAGCCGGGCTCCTGAAGACTATGTTtgagggggagaggagtgaggcCTCCATTGTTAACGGAACTCAAGTGCTACTTACCTTACTGGAGACCAGAAGGTCCGG GTTGGAGGGGCTGATGGATCTCTATTCTCAGGGATATGAAAGGTCTTACACTGTCAACAGCAGTATTCTACATGCCATTGAGCCCCATCTAAAGGACTTCCAGCAGCTTCTCCTGAATCCCCCCAAG aaaagtGCAATACTGACGACCGTTGGCCTTCTGGAGGAGCCGCTGGGGAACGCCCGCCTTCACGTGGCCAGGCTAGTGGCCGCCCTGCTGCAGACCAGCGYCCCCAGTGTCTGTCAGGAGCTCTGCAAGCTCACCACAATGGACCAGTTACTG GACCTGTTCTTCAAGTACTCATGGAATAACTTCTTGCACTTCCAAGTGGAGCTGTGTGTGGCGTCCATCCTGAACCACTCTGTCCCAGAGGAGCGGCCCATCCCGGGCCTCCAGAACCACGAGGAAGAGAAGCACCCAGCAGGCCCAGAGAACCAGGGGGAGGCAGGAAGTGAGGCTGGGGAGCCAGCCAAGGCCAGCGACCCGGTGGAGGAGACCACCCTTCACAACACCCTGGTGGCACAT CTCTTCCAGAAGTGTCGGTTGGTACAGAGGATCCTGGACGCCTGGGAGGAGAACGATCAAATACA GGCGGAGGGCGGCGCTAGGAGAGGTAACATGGGTCACCTGACCAGGATGGCCAACATGGTGGTACAGAACCTAGAGAAAGGACCAGTCCAGTCCCAGATCAGTGACCTCATCAAAG AGTTGCCAGAGGACTGCAGAGGACGCTGGGAGAGCTTTGTGGATGAGACCCTGAGAGAGACCAACAGGagaaacacagtggaactg GTGAGCACCCATAACCTGCACTCCTCCAGTGAAGATGATGATATGGAGAGTCCCTTCCCCAACGATCTGTCACTCCAACAG gCTTTCTCAGACTATCAGATCCAGCAGATGACTGCCAACTTTGTGGATCAGTTTGGGTTCAACGATGAGGAGTTCAGTGAGCATGATGAAAACATCAA TGCCACATTTGACCGGATTGCAGAAATAAACTTCAATCTAGATGCTGATGATAATAGT GCCAACGCTACTGCCTTTGAGGCCTGCTGTAAAGAGAGGATACGTCAGTTTGACGatgctgaagaggaggaggacatttgggaggagaaggagattaACTATGCAACACAAGTCAAATCCAGAACAAG gtttggGGTGTCCCACACCTCAGAGAGCAGCTCCAGGAGCAGTSTGGAGAACGGGGGTCGGGAGCGGGACCGCGGGTCGGGCTCAGACGAGGAARACGACTCCAGACAGAGCGCCTCAGATCCATGCAGCCTGGAGGAGAGCAAGGACAACACTCCCA GTCCAAGCTGGACAGCGAGTTTCGGGGAAGCTGGRGGTAACTCGTCCTCTCCGGGTCCTGCAGGCTGGGATTCCccagggaggagtggaggagacaaACAGGAGGCAGGTTGGGCCAACTTCACGGAGTTCCAACCTTTCAGCAG YCCAGAGGCTGGCCCCAGATGCAGCTCTCCCGTAGGCAGCAGTGACACAGACAAACAAGTCAAACCGGGTCCGGACAAGAGTG CCAAAGTGATTGTGTGTCCAGGTGCGAGCCCCTCTCCCGGTGGTGAGTGGCCGGTGGGTGAAGGTAGGAAGGCTCCCCTCGTAGCCTCAGATAGTAGCTCCTCCGGGGGCTCCGACAGCGAGGAGGACGACAAGACTGCCGCCGCCGCAACGGAAACCACCAGCTCGGGCGCCAACAAGAAAGCAGAAGTCAAAAG TGAGAACCCCATCCCTCTGGAAAAACTGTCCCTCACTGATGCMCCCAAGTCCCCCCCAAAGGCACAGCTTGCAGCAGACACACCGCCAGCCTCRGCCCCCACCCCTCAGACAGACAACAA AGAGGATCCACCCCAGTGCCCAGAGATGCCAGCAGTCAATGGGCCTGTCTGA